The Zymoseptoria tritici IPO323 chromosome 4, whole genome shotgun sequence genome includes the window CTAAGGTAGCTACCACAGGTACCTCTCCGCGCCTACCTTACACGTTCTTCATACCATACCGATCACCAGCTGCTTTCTGTGAGCTTCCGACAGCATCACATTCCCATTTCGCAAGCAATAAGAGCTCCCGCACTGCAAACTGCCACGAATCGAAGCGTCAGACCACCGGAACCAATCTCACATGCTCCGCATAGCGTACACAGAGACCACTCAACGGAGTTGAGGAAGCTACGTGAAGATCAGGAGGCGTCGAGGGCAAAATGAGGACTGGCAGCGTGACAGGTTGGCTGCTGTCGGGACTAGCAGTCATCTCCCCTCTCACAGCCGCAGCGGCATCTCCGGACTTGACGACGAAACACGAAGCAGGACGATGTGCGATACGAGGAAACTGTGGCAAACAAGGTTTCTTTGGCAAGCAGCTACCGTGTCCGGATAACTATCTGGCAGAGGAGCCTTCAGAAGATGTGAGGAAACAGCTCGTCTCGATTTGTGGCGAGGAGTGGTCGGATACCAAAGTCTGCTGTAAGGCGGAACAGCTGGATGCGCTGGAGAGCAACCTCAAGACGGCGAATCGGCTCATATCATCATGTGGAGCATGTAAGAAGAACTTCTACGACCTCTTCTGCACATTCACTTGCTCGCCGGATCAGTCGTTGTTCGTTAACATCACCCAAACGGAGCCGAAGGATGACAAGTTCATGGTTACTGAGCTCGATCAGCTTGTGAGCGATGACTTCGGTGCTGGGTTCTACAGCAGCTGTAAAGATGTGACTTTTGGAGCTACTGGGAGCAAGGTCATGGACTTCTTTGGCGGATCGAAGAACTACACCGATCTGTTGACGTTCTTGGGAAAGAAGTCACCATTCGGCAGCCCCTTTCAGATCAACTTTCCTCGCCCAAGCGAAGGCTTCCCGAATATGGAGACTGTCCTGAAGGATCCAAAGCCTTGCAATAGCACGGAAGAGATATATCGCTGCGCATGCGTGGATTGCGAAGGATCATGCCCAGCTCTGCCGGCCATTCACGAAGCCGAGCAGTGCCACGTTGGACTGCTGCCTTGCCTCAGCTTCGCGATCGTCATAGTCTACTCCACGATCATCGCTTTGTTGGTGCTCGCTGTCACTGGCCATGTCGCCGCAGCCAAACGCCGTCAGAGCAAGAACGAGCGTCTCCAGCTCTTGCAGGACGCTTCTCCgagtgacgatgaggatgaaggcgATGTTGGATACAACGGCAACATGCTGGATCGACCAACGAAGCAATACGTTGTCAACACCTTCGTCGATCGCATGTTCAGCAGGCTTGGACGCACTTGCTCTAACTTCCCTGCCATCACTATCTCCAGCTCTGTTCTCGTTGTGGCTCTTCTCAGTCTTGGTTGGATTCGGTTCGCCTTGGAGACCGATCCAGTCAAGCTATGGGTCTCGCCAGACTCAGATGCGGCGAGAGAGAAGGAGTTCTTCGACACCAACTTCGGTCCATTCTTCCGTGCCGAGCAAGCATTCCTCGTGAATGATACTGCTAGCAAGCTTGGTCACTCACCTGTCCTCAGCTACGATACCCTTTCTTGGTGGTTCGACGTCGAGCGCAGAGTCAGCGTGCAGAAGAGTCTTGAACATGGATATACTCTAAAGGACGTCTGCTACAACCCGACAGGGGAGGCATGTATTGTTCAGTCCGTCTCAGGCTACTACGCCTCGGAAAGCTTTCAGAAAGACACTTGGGAGGAGCACCTTCGCACTTGCACGGAGACCAATACCGACCAGACTTGCCTCCCTGCATTCAAGCAGCCTCTTCCTGTGGAGCGCCTGCTAGGGGGTTTTGATAGAGCCAACCAATCCGCTCTGCAAGCATCGGCTCTCATCACTACCTGGGTGGTCACGAACTACAACCCCGGCGAACCTGGCCTTGCAAAGGCCGAAGAATGGGAAGAGAGCTTCAAGCGCCTGCTTCTAGATGTTCAAGATGAAGCAGCCGAGCGAGGACTCCGGTTGAGCTTCAACGCTGAAATCAGTTTGGAGCAGGAGCTGAACAAGAACACGAACACCGACGCTAAGATTGTGGTCATCAGCTACATCGTCATGTTCATCTATGCCTCGCTGGCACTCGGAAGCACCACGATCACCCTCGGCACCGTCCTGCGTAACCCTATGGGAGCGCTGGTTCAGAGCAAATTCATGCTGGGCATTGTCGGCATCTTGATCGTGTTGATGTCTGTGGCTGCATCCGTCGGATTATTCGCAGCCGTAGGCGTCAAGGCCACGCTGATCATTGCGGAGGTCATCCCATTCCTGGTATTGGCTGTCGGCGTCGAcaacatcttcctcatcgtgCACGAGTTCGAGCGCGTGAACGTCAGCCACGCTGATGAGGACGTCTCTGAACGTGTGGCTCGCGCGTTGGGCCGCATGGGAccttccatcctcctctcggCGAGCACAGAGACCGTAGCATTTGCGTTGGGAGCGGCAGTCGGCATGCCTGCCGTGCGCAACTTCGCTGCTTATGCTGCGGGCGCTGTGTTCATAAACGCTGTGCTACAGGTCACCATGTTTG containing:
- the NCR1 gene encoding NCR1, Niemann-pick type C (lipid, fatty acid, and isoprenoid metabolism, sphingolipid transport; Patched family; Sterol-sensing 5TM box; Haem peroxidase; vacuolar membrane; transmembrane vacuolar glycoprotein; involved in sphingolipid metabolism), which produces MRTGSVTGWLLSGLAVISPLTAAAASPDLTTKHEAGRCAIRGNCGKQGFFGKQLPCPDNYLAEEPSEDVRKQLVSICGEEWSDTKVCCKAEQLDALESNLKTANRLISSCGACKKNFYDLFCTFTCSPDQSLFVNITQTEPKDDKFMVTELDQLVSDDFGAGFYSSCKDVTFGATGSKVMDFFGGSKNYTDLLTFLGKKSPFGSPFQINFPRPSEGFPNMETVLKDPKPCNSTEEIYRCACVDCEGSCPALPAIHEAEQCHVGLLPCLSFAIVIVYSTIIALLVLAVTGHVAAAKRRQSKNERLQLLQDASPSDDEDEGDVGYNGNMLDRPTKQYVVNTFVDRMFSRLGRTCSNFPAITISSSVLVVALLSLGWIRFALETDPVKLWVSPDSDAAREKEFFDTNFGPFFRAEQAFLVNDTASKLGHSPVLSYDTLSWWFDVERRVSVQKSLEHGYTLKDVCYNPTGEACIVQSVSGYYASESFQKDTWEEHLRTCTETNTDQTCLPAFKQPLPVERLLGGFDRANQSALQASALITTWVVTNYNPGEPGLAKAEEWEESFKRLLLDVQDEAAERGLRLSFNAEISLEQELNKNTNTDAKIVVISYIVMFIYASLALGSTTITLGTVLRNPMGALVQSKFMLGIVGILIVLMSVAASVGLFAAVGVKATLIIAEVIPFLVLAVGVDNIFLIVHEFERVNVSHADEDVSERVARALGRMGPSILLSASTETVAFALGAAVGMPAVRNFAAYAAGAVFINAVLQVTMFVSILALNQRRVEDGRLDCVPCVKVRNGQSHHMQNGYGGAPFSGVDEEGVLARFIRKHYAPAILEKKAKVAIITVFLGLFAAGISLLPIVELGLDQRIAIPSDSYLINYFNDLDAYFGSGAPVYFVVKNANITARPHQQELCARFTTCHTFSLANILEQERKRPEYSYIGEGTASWVDDFFQWLDPESNEQCCVDGSKACFADRDPPWNRTLYGMPEGQEFIDYAQRWLKSPTDEDCPFGGKAPYADAVVLNPKGTTVQASHFRTAHTPLNSQADFINAYAAARRIAKDISDHNDGIEVFPYSKFYIFFDQYASIARLATGLVGAALAFILVISSILLGSLATGIVVTVTVIMIVVDIVGTMALVGVSLNAVSLVNIVICVGIGVEFCAHIARAFTVPSPSILERAHGKFRGKDARAWAALVNVGGSVFSGITITKLLGVFVLAFTRSKIFEIYYFRVWLSLVLWAALHALVFLPVALSIFGGRGYVDPDNDGGLEQDLASRRYRALLPDDEYDSEEY